From Xylocopilactobacillus apis, a single genomic window includes:
- a CDS encoding DNA cytosine methyltransferase, with protein sequence MKTKIISLFAGVGGIDLGFSMTNKFETIYANEFDKYAQETFAQNYSKKILDRRDIHSVETKDIPDADIVIAGFPCQPFSIAGYRKGLSDERGDLFFETLRVIKAKQPKVVFLENVKNLVTHDHGNTFKVIREFLVHAGYFVKWKVLNAKDYGNIPQNRERIYVVGFKDRKSFEKFEFPTPVKLIKPLSDIIEYDKTVDEKYYYKEGKQPFYNKLAEEMQNPDSVYQWRRIYVRENKNGVIPTLTANMGTGGHNVPLILTSDGRIRKLTPRETFNAQGFPKSFKLPKIADSHLYKQAGNSVVVPLIKRIADSIYMALTDEDMSLPDTENKFSLIYTYMNGRMAGSSYQVEVLKDVESLKRDSKSYSYSIYDNDDFYKTIKSGGEHEFLTIVG encoded by the coding sequence ATGAAAACTAAGATAATAAGTCTTTTCGCAGGAGTTGGCGGAATTGATTTGGGTTTTTCTATGACGAATAAATTTGAGACTATATATGCTAACGAATTTGATAAATACGCTCAGGAAACGTTCGCGCAAAATTATAGTAAAAAAATACTTGATAGACGTGATATTCATAGTGTCGAAACAAAAGATATCCCTGATGCAGATATTGTCATAGCAGGATTCCCTTGTCAGCCATTTAGTATTGCAGGGTACAGGAAAGGTTTAAGTGACGAAAGAGGAGATTTGTTTTTTGAAACATTGAGGGTTATAAAAGCTAAACAACCTAAAGTGGTTTTTCTTGAAAACGTCAAAAATTTAGTCACTCATGATCATGGAAATACTTTTAAGGTTATTAGAGAATTTTTAGTACATGCTGGATACTTTGTGAAGTGGAAAGTATTAAATGCAAAGGATTATGGAAATATACCTCAAAATAGAGAACGTATATATGTTGTTGGATTTAAAGATCGAAAATCTTTTGAAAAATTTGAATTTCCTACACCTGTAAAGTTAATTAAACCATTATCTGACATCATAGAATATGACAAAACTGTTGATGAAAAATACTATTATAAGGAAGGTAAACAGCCTTTTTATAATAAATTAGCAGAAGAAATGCAAAATCCTGATTCTGTGTATCAGTGGCGAAGAATTTATGTACGAGAAAATAAAAATGGGGTAATTCCTACTTTGACTGCAAATATGGGGACAGGGGGACATAATGTTCCTCTTATTCTTACCTCTGATGGAAGAATAAGAAAATTAACTCCAAGAGAAACTTTTAATGCTCAAGGTTTTCCAAAAAGTTTTAAACTTCCCAAAATTGCAGATTCTCATTTATATAAGCAGGCTGGAAATTCTGTGGTTGTTCCATTAATTAAGAGAATTGCAGATTCCATTTATATGGCTCTTACAGATGAAGATATGAGTTTACCAGATACAGAAAATAAATTTTCTCTTATATATACATATATGAATGGAAGAATGGCGGGGTCATCATATCAAGTTGAGGTTTTGAAAGATGTTGAATCTTTAAAAAGAGATTCGAAATCTTATTCCTATTCTATTTATGATAATGATGATTTTTATAAAACAATCAAAAGTGGTGGGGAACACGAATTTTTAACAATTGTTGGTTAA
- a CDS encoding GNAT family N-acetyltransferase, with the protein MVNYETPQVVDAESLWQLMAQIDRETKFTLYETDEREYDLEPLKKLIENANRGVDFLQTASCDEQMIGYLLAQRGRHRRNRHVASVVVGIIADFHNRGIGSALFHNLDQWAQLNQIKRLELTVVETNVAAKRLYQAQGFEVEGVRQRSILLDGRYVNEIYMAKLL; encoded by the coding sequence TTGGTAAATTATGAAACGCCGCAAGTTGTTGACGCAGAATCTTTATGGCAATTAATGGCTCAAATCGATCGCGAAACAAAATTTACGCTGTACGAGACAGATGAAAGAGAATATGATTTAGAACCTTTAAAAAAGTTAATCGAAAATGCCAATCGAGGAGTCGATTTCTTGCAGACAGCAAGCTGCGATGAGCAGATGATTGGGTATCTTTTGGCTCAAAGAGGCAGACATCGTAGAAATCGACATGTAGCTTCAGTTGTGGTGGGAATCATTGCTGATTTTCATAACAGAGGAATCGGTTCCGCTTTATTTCATAATCTCGATCAGTGGGCGCAATTAAATCAGATTAAAAGGTTAGAGCTAACGGTGGTAGAGACTAATGTCGCTGCAAAAAGGCTCTATCAAGCGCAAGGCTTTGAGGTTGAAGGAGTTAGACAGCGTTCGATATTACTGGACGGTCGGTACGTTAATGAGATTTATATGGCGAAATTACTGTAG
- a CDS encoding transglutaminase-like domain-containing protein: protein MTENIAKLVVPLPEDVLKLKNFGDFAGAEKLINFKLEKDISEILKERLRLELDILKVMKENEYPYDLKQAVEVMKENLTSYDNGELEELKDQGLVDWMYINGDVHFQRRFFLNLSSTDPKYKARLKQQENNEERQNELNDNVRLMKEKGSRKVKIRLRSSIKVKKNHERVGDFVRVHLPIPKDCQQVSEIKILRTTPEATVIAPVDSAQRTVCFETKLESNQEFSVEYEYVNQVNYVELDPKKAEPVDITSDLGEQDPHIRFTPFLKALEKEIIGTEQNPIKQARRIYDYVTTKVNYSYMREYCTIDNISEYAAVNQKGDCGVQALLFITLCRIAGIPSRWQSGLYVTKFYTGCHDWAQFYVAPYGWVFADLSFGGSSYRSNNLERWNYYFGNLDIYRMPANSEIQAPFTPEKKQFRADPVDNQRGEFEYVDEGMIYANLEVAQELISMQELD from the coding sequence ATGACAGAAAACATTGCAAAATTAGTAGTTCCATTACCAGAAGACGTTTTAAAACTGAAGAATTTTGGAGACTTTGCGGGTGCCGAAAAACTGATCAATTTTAAATTAGAAAAAGACATCTCTGAAATTTTAAAAGAACGTCTGCGTTTAGAATTGGATATTTTAAAAGTCATGAAGGAAAATGAGTATCCTTATGATTTAAAGCAAGCAGTTGAGGTAATGAAGGAAAATCTGACTTCTTATGACAATGGTGAGCTAGAGGAGTTAAAGGATCAAGGGCTGGTCGATTGGATGTACATAAACGGAGATGTTCATTTTCAGCGTCGATTCTTTTTAAATCTATCCAGCACGGATCCGAAATACAAAGCACGTTTAAAGCAGCAAGAAAATAACGAAGAGCGGCAAAACGAGCTTAACGATAACGTTCGATTAATGAAAGAGAAGGGGTCTCGCAAAGTTAAGATCCGACTTAGATCTTCAATTAAGGTGAAAAAGAATCACGAACGTGTCGGTGATTTTGTGAGGGTTCATCTGCCAATTCCCAAAGACTGCCAGCAAGTTTCTGAGATTAAGATATTGCGGACAACGCCTGAAGCAACAGTAATTGCGCCAGTTGATTCAGCACAGCGGACAGTTTGTTTTGAGACAAAATTAGAAAGCAATCAAGAATTTTCGGTTGAATATGAATATGTAAATCAGGTTAATTACGTCGAGCTTGATCCTAAAAAGGCAGAGCCCGTTGATATTACGAGTGATTTAGGCGAACAAGATCCGCACATCAGATTTACGCCGTTTTTAAAAGCACTCGAAAAAGAAATTATCGGCACTGAACAAAATCCAATTAAGCAGGCGCGGAGAATTTATGATTATGTAACAACGAAGGTGAATTACTCTTATATGCGCGAGTATTGTACAATTGACAATATTTCTGAGTATGCGGCTGTAAATCAGAAGGGGGACTGTGGGGTTCAAGCGCTTTTGTTCATCACGTTATGTCGGATTGCAGGAATTCCGTCCCGCTGGCAGTCGGGACTTTATGTTACGAAATTTTATACTGGTTGTCATGATTGGGCACAGTTCTATGTTGCACCGTATGGCTGGGTATTTGCTGATTTGTCATTTGGCGGCAGTTCTTATCGGAGCAATAATTTAGAGCGTTGGAATTACTATTTTGGTAATTTAGATATTTACCGGATGCCAGCCAACAGTGAAATTCAAGCACCTTTTACACCTGAAAAAAAGCAGTTTAGAGCCGATCCAGTTGATAATCAGCGTGGTGAATTTGAATATGTTGATGAGGGTATGATTTATGCTAATTTGGAAGTCGCACAAGAATTGATCTCGATGCAGGAGCTGGATTGA
- a CDS encoding CAP domain-containing protein, with amino-acid sequence MKLNKNTIIFSIVLSTLMLGTAIQPVSAAHSNYNQTSAKTKPKSKPAAQNANSKAVIAELKRLRSQNKRSSLTEVNGLDISSQYRAEHLAAIKNSNTVGWGTVHPNSYAGENIVTVPDSKNAKTNAINIIKKLYLDKNDPYLRHRKNMLNPFYIATGVGVAKGSDGNLYAVQTFSGIHPNSKDKVEQIHDYYNYYFQKGESAKYKSHYDMTK; translated from the coding sequence ATGAAACTAAATAAAAACACTATCATTTTTTCAATCGTTCTTTCAACGTTGATGTTAGGTACTGCGATCCAACCAGTATCCGCTGCTCACAGCAATTATAACCAAACTTCGGCTAAGACTAAGCCAAAAAGTAAACCGGCCGCTCAAAACGCAAATTCAAAAGCTGTGATTGCTGAACTAAAAAGACTTCGTTCTCAAAACAAACGATCCTCTTTAACAGAAGTCAATGGATTAGATATCTCTTCACAATACCGTGCTGAACATTTAGCAGCTATTAAGAATTCAAACACCGTTGGTTGGGGAACTGTTCATCCTAATTCTTATGCAGGCGAAAACATTGTAACAGTGCCTGACAGCAAAAACGCCAAAACAAATGCCATTAACATTATTAAAAAACTATATCTCGACAAAAATGATCCGTATTTGCGTCATCGAAAAAATATGCTCAATCCATTTTATATTGCAACTGGCGTTGGAGTAGCTAAAGGCAGTGACGGCAACCTTTACGCCGTACAAACATTCTCAGGAATTCACCCTAACAGCAAGGATAAAGTTGAACAAATTCACGACTACTATAACTATTATTTCCAGAAAGGTGAGTCTGCTAAATATAAAAGTCATTATGACATGACAAAATAA